Genomic segment of Streptomyces sp. NA02950:
GCAGCCGTCGCCCAGAACCTCGGCCAGCTCGTCGCCGGCATCCTCTCCTTCCTGGACCCAGAACTCATCGTCGTCGGCGGTGGAGTCGGACAAAACCTCGACCTCCTCGAGCCGCACATCAAGAAGGCTCTCGCCCTCATCACGCCCATGCGCCCGACGATGACCGCCAGCGCCCTCGGAAACGAAGCTGTCGTACGCGGCGCCATTGCGACCGGCATCACCACCGCCCGAGAAACGGTGTTCTCCGCCCGCACGAAGACCAGCTAATACCGCTCCCCTGCCCGACGAACGCCAGGACCGGCGGGATGCCCTCGGCGAACAGGGAGACCACGACGTGCGCGGTCGACCGCATCGAGGCCCTGCCGGACGAAGGTGTCCGAGACGAGGTCTACCCCGGCGCCGGGTGGGCCCTCGACACCGCCACCGTCGGCACCTCCTGGGCGACCTCGCGTCGATACACGGCGACCACACCGCGGCCGAGGCACACTCGCCAGCCCCCTGCTCTCGCTCTCGCGTGAGGTAGCGCTGGATTCGTGTCACTGAGCAGTCGGCCCCTTGGGAGAGGGAATGGTGGCTCGGTGCACGGACATGCCATACCGCGGCAGATCAAGATCGACCTCGGGTAGGGCGGAGCAGCGGGGTGTTCCACGCCTCGGCCGACGCGGGTCGGCCAGGTCGAGACCTACATCCAGTCCGAGCGGACCTGGGCGGTCCAGCGGACCCAGTCGGCGGACCGCTGCGAGCGGCGGCCGGAGATGCAGCTGATCACCCAACTCGCGCCGGCTGGAGTGCGGTTCACGACAATCGGGGGCTGCTTATGTTGCGGGCCCGGGAAGCCGGGCCGTGCGTCGCCGGATGTCTTGGTCCCCGGCGCCCGCGAAGGCCATGATGTCGGTCAGCCGGAAGATGCGGCCGGCGCCGCCCCAGTTGCCGTCGGTGATCTCGTTGATGATCACCCAGACGCGAGAAGCATCCTCGGGTGCGGGGTCCTCGCCCTTCTTCTCGGCGCGCAGGACTTGTTCGGTCACCTCCGCGACCAGGCCCTCCTTGGCGTTGTCGTCAAGCGTGGCCTGGGGGACTCCGACCACGACCCGGTAACGGGGCCGCTCCGCGGGATGGCCTGCCACGGTGACCAGCGTCGGCTCGTGCACGAAGGTCCAGGCGATTGACTCGGCTGCCTCGTTTCCCGGCCGCGCGCCCTCCCACTTCAACAGGGTACGCGTGAGCGTCTCCATGAGCTGGGCCTTGGCGTCCCGCGAGAGCGTTCCGTTCGGCACTGTGAGGTCGATCATCGGCATGGTCCGGCCTCCTCTCCTCGCATTGGTCAGTTCACTAGAGATACTGACTCTATCCACGTTAGTTCAGTAGAGCAACTAGCATGGGCGCCATGCGCCGAACCCGCTTTGATGACTGGCCCTGCTCCATCGCCCGCACCGTCGATCTGGTCGGCGACTGGTGGACACCCCTCGTCATGCGCGAGGCGTTCTACGGTGCCTGCCGATTCGAGCAGTTCCAGCAGCGCCTCGGGCTGAGCCGCAACGTCCTCACCCAGCGCCTCGATCGCCTCGTCGATGAGGACATGCTCACCCGCGTGCCCTACCAGGAGCGGCCGACGCGCCACGAATACCGCCTGACGGACAAGGGGCGCGACTTCTTCACGGTGCTCGCCGCGATGATCAGCTGGGGAGATCGCTGGCTTGCGGATTCCAGTGGACCTCCTGTCGAACTGCGCGAC
This window contains:
- a CDS encoding helix-turn-helix domain-containing protein; translated protein: MRRTRFDDWPCSIARTVDLVGDWWTPLVMREAFYGACRFEQFQQRLGLSRNVLTQRLDRLVDEDMLTRVPYQERPTRHEYRLTDKGRDFFTVLAAMISWGDRWLADSSGPPVELRDRDTGLPVSPQVTDANTGQPIDVRKIIATPGPGLPKDLAERLQEATEPSFPTRKTAGSE